From Nitrospiria bacterium, one genomic window encodes:
- a CDS encoding DedA family protein, with amino-acid sequence MEHAFLHLLRHYGLWAVLVGTFFEGEGVLVGAGILAAKGLLDPLYVGMTAALGAWTGHLFWFFMGRRFGTRYILPRFGLLREKISRANGIIKRRPGTAIVILQYLYGARVFGAIAFGLTELSFGRFVVYEAVNCAVWAAVVETAGYFLGKAVFRFFHGWGRWIWIALSIAVLVWIYQLLKPRDARAR; translated from the coding sequence CTCCTCCGCCACTACGGCCTGTGGGCCGTGCTGGTCGGCACGTTCTTCGAGGGTGAAGGGGTGCTGGTGGGGGCGGGGATACTGGCGGCCAAAGGGCTTCTCGATCCCCTGTATGTCGGGATGACGGCCGCTCTTGGGGCCTGGACGGGGCATCTCTTCTGGTTTTTCATGGGGCGACGGTTCGGGACCCGATACATTCTGCCGCGCTTCGGTCTGCTCCGTGAAAAGATTTCGCGGGCGAACGGGATCATAAAGCGCCGTCCCGGAACCGCCATTGTGATTCTGCAATACCTCTACGGCGCGCGGGTCTTCGGTGCGATTGCCTTCGGTTTGACCGAGCTTTCGTTCGGACGCTTCGTGGTTTACGAGGCGGTGAACTGCGCGGTCTGGGCCGCGGTGGTCGAGACGGCGGGGTATTTCCTCGGGAAAGCGGTCTTCCGGTTCTTCCACGGCTGGGGCCGTTGGATCTGGATCGCGCTCAGCATCGCGGTACTGGTCTGGATCTATCAGCTTCTCAAACCGCGGGATGCGCGTGCCCGATGA
- a CDS encoding RCC1 repeat-containing protein, with product MKSDRFIILLFVVLMLAACGHGGGGSNSPPSAPTGLSATAGDGQVTIAWNAVTGADSYNLYMASASGITSSNYAASPDGMKQSGVTSPYIQTGLIGGRIYYFVVTAVNRFGESAISSETSAEPYTRPISIAAGGKQNCVVFSDGTIRCWGNNGNGQLGDGTETGPGLCGVEPCGTSPVTVDGIHTAKAVAVGGSHTCAVLSDGTVKCWGANSHSQLGDGTTTDSSLPVAVIGINTATAIAAGSDYACAVLSDGTVECWGDNGNDQLGDGTTTDSSAPIAVNGIGSATSIAAGSDHTCAVLSDGTVECWGDNSNGQLGNGTTTPSSMPVAVSGITTAVRIAAGAIHSCAELSDGTVQCWGGNSDGQLGNGTTADSSIPVAVSGMATTAASVATGDFHTCAVLSDGTVQCWGDNSNGQLGNGTTADSSIPVAVGGMATAAAVAAGSGHTCATLSDGTVNCWGINGSGQIGNGKNTYSFSPAAVSGINTAIAVAGGAYHACAVLLDGTVECWGNNSNGQLGNGTTTLSGTPVAVKGLSTTATAVTAGAYHTCAVLSNGTVECWGSNGNGQLGDGTTTDSSAPVAVTGISTATAVAAGTAYTCAVLSDGTVECWGDNSNGQLGDGTTTDSSTPVAVIGIHTAKAISAGFLHTCAVLSDGTVQCWGDNSNGQLGNGTTTDSSAPVGGNGINTAKAVATGTAHTCAVLSDGTVQCWGDNSNGQLGNGTTADSSSPVAVNGISTAASVAEGPYHTCVVLSGGAMNCWGNNNIGQLGVAPSAGSEICTGSVSGSTICSTTPVSVFGIADAALSSAGWGYTCAVLSDHTVRCWGDGSSGQLGNGTLLIYATPVAVIGF from the coding sequence ATGAAATCGGATCGCTTCATAATTCTTTTATTTGTCGTCCTCATGTTGGCCGCCTGCGGCCACGGAGGCGGTGGAAGCAATTCGCCGCCGTCCGCGCCGACCGGGCTATCCGCAACCGCCGGCGACGGCCAAGTGACGATCGCTTGGAACGCGGTCACCGGCGCCGACAGCTACAACCTTTACATGGCCTCGGCTTCCGGCATAACGAGCAGCAACTATGCCGCTTCACCGGACGGAATGAAGCAAAGCGGCGTGACCAGTCCCTACATCCAGACGGGTCTAATCGGCGGCAGAATATACTATTTTGTGGTGACGGCGGTGAACCGTTTTGGAGAGAGCGCGATATCGAGCGAGACCTCGGCTGAACCTTATACCAGGCCGATTTCGATCGCCGCCGGGGGAAAGCAAAACTGCGTCGTTTTTTCGGATGGAACGATCCGTTGCTGGGGAAACAACGGTAACGGCCAACTCGGTGATGGAACAGAGACCGGACCCGGTTTATGCGGCGTCGAACCCTGCGGAACCAGCCCGGTGACGGTCGATGGAATTCATACGGCCAAGGCCGTTGCGGTGGGCGGCAGTCACACTTGCGCGGTTCTTTCGGACGGTACCGTGAAGTGTTGGGGAGCAAACAGTCACAGCCAGTTAGGGGATGGAACGACGACCGATTCTTCCCTGCCGGTTGCGGTCATCGGGATCAATACCGCAACGGCCATTGCGGCGGGAAGCGATTACGCCTGCGCGGTTCTTTCGGACGGCACGGTGGAGTGTTGGGGGGACAACGGCAACGACCAGTTGGGCGACGGGACAACGACCGATTCCTCCGCGCCGATTGCGGTCAACGGGATTGGTTCGGCCACGTCCATCGCCGCGGGAAGCGATCACACCTGCGCGGTTCTTTCGGACGGCACGGTGGAATGCTGGGGGGACAACAGCAATGGCCAATTGGGTAATGGAACAACCACACCCTCCAGCATGCCCGTGGCGGTCAGCGGGATTACGACCGCCGTCCGTATCGCTGCCGGAGCCATACACTCCTGTGCGGAACTTTCCGACGGGACGGTCCAATGTTGGGGAGGCAACAGTGACGGTCAGCTGGGTAATGGGACGACGGCCGATTCTTCCATCCCCGTCGCGGTCAGTGGAATGGCAACAACGGCCGCATCCGTCGCAACGGGAGATTTTCACACCTGTGCGGTTCTTTCGGACGGGACGGTGCAATGTTGGGGGGACAACAGCAACGGCCAATTGGGCAATGGGACGACGGCCGATTCTTCCATCCCTGTCGCGGTCGGTGGAATGGCAACGGCCGCGGCGGTTGCGGCGGGAAGCGGCCACACCTGCGCGACGCTATCGGATGGAACGGTGAACTGTTGGGGGATTAACGGCAGCGGTCAAATTGGGAACGGAAAGAATACGTATTCTTTCAGCCCGGCGGCGGTCAGCGGAATCAACACGGCGATAGCCGTCGCGGGTGGAGCGTATCACGCCTGCGCGGTGCTTTTGGACGGGACGGTGGAGTGTTGGGGGAACAACAGCAACGGCCAGTTGGGTAATGGAACAACAACCCTCTCCGGCACGCCCGTGGCGGTGAAGGGATTGTCAACAACGGCCACGGCCGTCACGGCGGGAGCGTATCACACCTGCGCGGTCCTTTCAAACGGCACGGTTGAGTGTTGGGGAAGCAACGGTAACGGCCAGTTGGGCGACGGAACGACGACCGATTCTTCCGCGCCGGTCGCGGTCACCGGGATCAGTACGGCCACGGCCGTTGCCGCCGGAACCGCTTACACCTGTGCGGTTCTTTCGGACGGGACGGTGGAGTGTTGGGGGGACAACAGCAACGGCCAACTGGGTGACGGAACGACGACCGATTCTTCCACGCCGGTCGCGGTCATCGGAATTCATACCGCAAAGGCCATCTCGGCGGGATTTCTTCACACCTGCGCGGTGCTTTCGGACGGGACGGTGCAGTGCTGGGGGGACAACAGCAACGGCCAGTTGGGCAACGGGACGACGACCGATTCTTCCGCACCGGTCGGGGGCAACGGGATTAATACCGCCAAGGCCGTCGCCACTGGAACCGCTCACACCTGCGCGGTGCTTTCGGACGGCACGGTGCAATGTTGGGGGGACAACAGCAACGGCCAGTTGGGCAATGGGACGACGGCCGATTCTTCCAGCCCTGTGGCGGTTAATGGAATAAGTACGGCCGCGTCCGTTGCGGAAGGCCCCTATCATACTTGCGTAGTGCTTTCGGGAGGCGCGATGAATTGTTGGGGGAACAATAACATCGGACAGCTCGGTGTCGCGCCGAGCGCCGGATCTGAAATTTGTACCGGATCCGTTTCCGGTTCCACCATTTGTAGCACGACCCCCGTAAGCGTATTCGGAATCGCCGATGCCGCGTTGAGTTCCGCCGGATGGGGTTACACCTGCGCCGTGCTTTCCGATCACACGGTAAGGTGTTGGGGAGACGGCAGCAGCGGCCAGCTCGGCAACGGGACCCTGCTCATCTACGCAACCCCGGTCGCCGTGATCGGTTTTTAA